One Kitasatospora sp. NBC_01266 genomic window carries:
- the cysC gene encoding adenylyl-sulfate kinase, with translation MAAACERGATVWLTGLPSAGKTTLAFALAERLRAEGHRVEVLDGDEVREFLSKGLGFTREDRHTNVTRIGFVAEKLASHGVKVLAPVIAPYAHSRAAVRERHQAAGTGFLEVHVATPVELCSERDVKGLYAKQAAGELSGLTGVDDPYEAPQFPELRLQTQGRTVAESAAELHAFLTERGLA, from the coding sequence GTGGCCGCTGCCTGCGAGCGCGGCGCCACGGTGTGGCTGACCGGGTTGCCCAGTGCCGGTAAGACCACGCTGGCCTTCGCGTTGGCCGAGCGGTTGCGGGCCGAGGGTCACCGGGTCGAGGTGCTCGACGGCGACGAGGTCCGCGAGTTCCTCTCCAAGGGCCTGGGCTTCACCCGCGAGGACCGCCACACCAACGTGACCAGGATCGGCTTCGTCGCCGAGAAGCTGGCCTCCCACGGCGTCAAGGTGCTCGCCCCGGTGATCGCCCCCTACGCCCACTCGCGCGCAGCGGTGCGCGAACGCCACCAGGCCGCGGGCACCGGCTTCCTGGAGGTCCACGTCGCCACCCCCGTGGAGCTCTGCTCCGAACGCGACGTCAAGGGCCTGTACGCCAAGCAGGCCGCCGGCGAGCTCTCCGGCCTCACCGGCGTGGACGACCCCTACGAGGCACCCCAGTTCCCGGAGCTGCGCCTTCAGACCCAGGGCCGGACGGTGGCCGAGTCCGCCGCCGAGCTGCACGCCTTCCTGACCGAGAGGGGCCTCGCGTGA
- the cysD gene encoding sulfate adenylyltransferase subunit CysD, protein MSTATDIPTQAQDPDDSGGPFALSHLDALEAESVHILREVAGEFERPVILFSGGKDSIVMLHLALKAFAPAPVPFSLLHVDTGHNFPEVIAYRDRVVARHNLRLHVALVQDFIDDGRLRERPDGTRNPLQTVPLLDAIESGRFDAVFGGGRRDEEKARAKERVFSLRDEFGAWDPRRQRPELWSLYNGRHAVGEHVRVFPLSNWTELDVWQYIARESIDLPQIYYAHQRDVFARDGMWLTAGAWGGPKDGEQVQRRLIRYRTVGDMSCTGAVDSHAATIEQVIAEIAASRLTERGATRADDKLSEAAMEDRKREGYF, encoded by the coding sequence GTGAGTACCGCGACCGACATCCCGACGCAGGCGCAGGACCCCGACGACTCGGGCGGGCCCTTCGCCCTGTCGCACCTGGACGCCCTGGAGGCGGAGTCGGTGCACATCCTGCGCGAGGTGGCGGGCGAGTTCGAGCGGCCGGTGATCCTGTTCTCCGGCGGCAAGGACTCGATCGTCATGCTGCACCTGGCACTGAAGGCCTTCGCCCCGGCGCCGGTCCCGTTCTCGCTGCTGCACGTCGACACCGGCCACAACTTCCCCGAGGTGATCGCCTACCGCGACCGCGTGGTGGCCCGGCACAACCTGCGCCTGCACGTCGCCCTGGTGCAGGACTTCATCGACGACGGCCGGCTGCGCGAGCGCCCCGACGGCACCCGCAACCCCCTGCAGACCGTCCCGCTGCTGGACGCCATCGAGAGCGGCAGGTTCGACGCCGTCTTCGGCGGCGGGCGCCGCGACGAGGAGAAGGCCCGCGCCAAGGAACGCGTCTTCTCCCTGCGCGACGAGTTCGGCGCCTGGGACCCGCGCCGCCAGCGCCCCGAACTCTGGTCCCTCTACAACGGCCGCCACGCGGTGGGCGAACACGTCCGCGTCTTCCCGCTGTCCAACTGGACCGAGCTGGACGTCTGGCAGTACATCGCCCGCGAGTCCATCGACCTGCCGCAGATCTACTACGCCCACCAGCGCGACGTCTTCGCCCGCGACGGCATGTGGCTGACCGCCGGCGCCTGGGGCGGCCCCAAGGACGGCGAGCAGGTCCAGCGCCGCCTGATCCGCTACCGCACGGTGGGCGACATGTCCTGCACCGGCGCCGTCGACTCCCACGCCGCCACCATCGAACAGGTCATCGCCGAGATCGCCGCCTCCCGCCTGACCGAACGCGGCGCCACCCGCGCCGACGACAAACTCTCCGAAGCCGCCATGGAAGACCGCAAGCGCGAGGGGTACTTCTAA
- a CDS encoding sulfate adenylyltransferase subunit 1 — protein sequence MTTTTHAATATSLLRFATAGSVDDGKSTLVGRLLHDSKSVLADQLEAVEHASRKRGQHTPDLALLTDGLRAEREQGITIDVAYRYFATTRRRFILADTPGHVQYTRNMVTGASTAELAVVLVDARNGVVEQTRRHAAVAALLRVPHLVLAVNKMDLVDYAEPVFAAIAAEFTAYAASLGVGDIVAVPISALAGDNVVEPSAHMDWYGGPTLLEHLETVPVHTDPSQQPARFPVQYVIRPQSTTHPDYRGYAGQLASGVLRTGDAVTVLPAGHTTTVAGIDVLGTQSDTAWAPQSITVRLAEDIDISRGDLITAGPTPVPTKDVEATVCHLHERPLRVGDKVLLKHTTRTVRALVKEITYRIDIDTLEQRPEATELNVNEIGHLLLRTAEPLALDPYVDNRRTGSFLLIDPADGTTLTAGMTGESFTGTPAAAAAAADEAEDWV from the coding sequence ATGACCACCACCACCCACGCCGCCACCGCCACCTCCCTGCTGCGCTTCGCCACCGCCGGCTCCGTGGACGACGGCAAATCCACCCTCGTCGGCCGCCTCCTGCACGACTCCAAATCGGTCCTGGCCGACCAGCTGGAAGCCGTCGAACACGCCTCCCGCAAACGCGGCCAGCACACCCCCGACCTGGCACTGCTCACCGACGGCCTGCGCGCCGAACGCGAGCAGGGCATCACCATCGACGTCGCCTACCGCTACTTCGCCACCACCCGGCGCCGCTTCATCCTCGCCGACACCCCCGGCCACGTGCAGTACACCCGCAACATGGTCACCGGCGCCTCCACCGCCGAACTCGCCGTCGTCCTCGTCGACGCCCGCAACGGCGTCGTCGAGCAGACCCGCCGACACGCCGCCGTCGCCGCCCTGCTACGCGTCCCACACCTCGTCCTGGCCGTCAACAAGATGGACCTCGTCGACTACGCCGAGCCCGTCTTCGCCGCCATCGCCGCCGAGTTCACCGCCTACGCCGCCTCCCTCGGGGTGGGCGACATCGTCGCCGTGCCGATCTCCGCACTGGCCGGCGACAACGTCGTCGAACCCTCCGCCCACATGGACTGGTACGGCGGCCCCACCCTCCTCGAACACCTCGAGACCGTCCCGGTCCACACCGACCCCAGCCAGCAGCCCGCCCGCTTCCCCGTGCAGTACGTGATCCGCCCGCAGAGCACCACGCACCCCGACTACCGCGGCTACGCGGGCCAGTTGGCGTCCGGCGTACTGCGCACCGGCGATGCGGTCACGGTGCTGCCCGCCGGACACACCACCACCGTCGCCGGCATCGACGTCCTCGGCACCCAGAGCGACACCGCCTGGGCACCCCAGTCGATCACCGTGCGCCTGGCCGAGGACATCGACATCTCCCGCGGCGACCTGATCACCGCCGGCCCCACTCCCGTCCCCACCAAGGACGTCGAGGCCACCGTCTGCCACCTCCACGAACGCCCGCTGCGGGTCGGCGACAAGGTGCTGCTCAAGCACACCACCCGCACCGTGCGCGCACTGGTCAAGGAGATCACCTACCGCATCGACATCGACACCCTCGAACAACGCCCCGAGGCAACCGAGTTGAACGTCAACGAGATCGGCCACCTGCTGCTCCGCACGGCCGAGCCGCTCGCTCTCGACCCCTACGTCGACAACCGCCGCACCGGCTCCTTCCTGCTGATCGACCCGGCCGACGGCACCACCCTGACCGCCGGCATGACCGGCGAGTCCTTCACCGGCACCCCGGCGGCAGCAGCAGCGGCAGCGGACGAAGCGGAGGACTGGGTCTGA
- a CDS encoding aliphatic sulfonate ABC transporter substrate-binding protein has protein sequence MTPTRATSHSRPRPNARRARRIAFTVAAALTAAGLLTACSGYGSKATKTDAAPAAAASGGPKLSADTVKIGYFANLTHGTALVGLQDGLFQKELGATQIKTQVFNAGPAEIEALNAGSIDIGWIGPSPAINGYTQSKGQSLKIIGGSASGGVELVVNPDKIKTLDDLKGKKIASPQLGNTQDVALLNYLASKGYKENPQTGAGDVSVVRTDNKVTPDAYASGSIDGAWVPEPTASQLVAKGAKVLLDEKSLWPNGQFVSTNIIVSQSFLKAHPDVVQAVLRGSVDTNAYINANPAKAEQDANAAIKAAGGAALPANILDSAWKSIEFTDDPLAGTLQEEAAHAVTAGLLKQPDLKGIYDLDPLNQVLKAAGKPAVSDAGLGSTS, from the coding sequence ATGACTCCCACCCGGGCCACCAGCCATAGCCGTCCCCGCCCGAACGCCCGGCGCGCCAGACGGATCGCCTTCACCGTCGCCGCCGCACTGACCGCCGCCGGCCTGCTCACCGCCTGCAGCGGCTACGGCTCGAAGGCCACCAAGACCGACGCCGCCCCGGCCGCGGCGGCCTCGGGCGGCCCGAAGCTGTCGGCCGACACCGTGAAGATCGGCTACTTCGCCAACCTGACCCACGGCACCGCGCTGGTCGGCCTGCAGGACGGGCTGTTCCAGAAGGAGTTGGGCGCGACCCAGATCAAGACCCAGGTCTTCAACGCGGGTCCGGCCGAGATCGAGGCGCTGAACGCCGGCTCGATCGACATCGGCTGGATCGGCCCCTCCCCCGCGATCAACGGCTACACCCAGTCCAAGGGCCAGTCGCTGAAGATCATCGGCGGCTCCGCCTCCGGCGGCGTCGAGCTGGTGGTCAACCCCGACAAGATCAAGACCCTGGACGACCTCAAGGGCAAGAAGATCGCCAGCCCGCAGCTCGGCAACACCCAGGACGTGGCCCTGCTCAACTACCTGGCGAGCAAGGGCTACAAGGAGAACCCGCAGACCGGCGCCGGCGACGTCAGCGTGGTGCGCACCGACAACAAGGTCACCCCGGACGCCTACGCCTCCGGCTCGATCGACGGCGCCTGGGTGCCCGAGCCCACCGCCTCCCAGCTGGTGGCCAAGGGAGCGAAGGTCCTGCTGGACGAGAAGTCGCTCTGGCCGAACGGGCAGTTCGTGAGCACCAACATCATCGTCTCGCAGTCCTTCCTCAAGGCCCACCCGGACGTGGTGCAGGCGGTACTGCGCGGCTCGGTGGACACCAACGCCTACATCAACGCCAACCCGGCCAAGGCCGAGCAGGACGCCAACGCCGCGATCAAGGCGGCCGGCGGCGCCGCGCTGCCCGCGAACATCCTCGACTCGGCCTGGAAGAGCATCGAGTTCACCGACGACCCGCTGGCCGGCACCCTCCAGGAGGAGGCCGCCCACGCGGTCACCGCGGGGCTGCTGAAGCAGCCGGACCTCAAGGGGATCTACGACCTCGACCCGCTGAACCAGGTGCTCAAGGCGGCCGGCAAGCCGGCCGTCTCCGACGCGGGCCTCGGCAGCACCTCCTGA
- a CDS encoding ABC transporter ATP-binding protein encodes MSTALTTPNDASAVADRADASPAVRIAGVHKSFGRPGAAAPVLDDITLDVAPGEFLCLLGASGCGKSTLLNLVAGLDRPTAGSIEVPGGRPALMFQEHALFPWLTAGKNIELALRLNGVPRAERRPEAERLLELVRLGGSYGKRVHELSGGMRQRVAMARALAQGSSVLLMDEPFAALDAITRDVLHEEITRIWQERQLTVLFVTHNVREAVRLAQRVVLLSSRPGRVAREWQIDLPQPRRIESACVADLSVEITEHLRGEIRRHGQH; translated from the coding sequence ATGAGCACGGCACTGACCACCCCGAACGACGCTTCCGCCGTCGCGGACCGGGCCGACGCTTCGCCCGCCGTCCGGATCGCCGGCGTGCACAAGTCCTTCGGCCGTCCCGGCGCGGCAGCGCCGGTGCTGGACGACATCACCCTCGACGTCGCCCCGGGCGAGTTCCTCTGCCTGCTCGGCGCCTCCGGCTGCGGCAAGTCCACCCTGCTCAACCTGGTCGCCGGCCTGGACCGGCCGACCGCCGGCAGCATCGAGGTGCCCGGCGGCCGCCCGGCCCTGATGTTCCAGGAGCACGCGCTCTTCCCCTGGCTGACCGCCGGCAAGAACATCGAACTCGCGCTGCGCCTCAACGGCGTGCCGCGCGCCGAGCGCAGGCCGGAGGCCGAGCGGCTGCTGGAACTGGTGCGGCTCGGCGGCTCCTACGGCAAGCGGGTGCACGAGCTCTCCGGCGGCATGCGCCAGCGCGTCGCGATGGCCCGCGCGCTCGCCCAGGGCAGCAGCGTGCTGCTGATGGACGAGCCGTTCGCCGCGCTGGACGCGATCACCCGGGACGTGCTGCACGAGGAGATCACCCGGATCTGGCAGGAGCGGCAGCTGACCGTCCTGTTCGTCACCCACAACGTGCGCGAGGCGGTGCGGCTGGCCCAGCGGGTGGTGCTGCTCTCCTCGCGGCCCGGCCGGGTGGCCCGCGAGTGGCAGATCGACCTGCCGCAGCCACGTCGCATCGAGTCCGCCTGCGTCGCGGACCTGTCCGTCGAGATCACCGAGCACCTGCGTGGGGAGATCCGCCGCCATGGCCAGCACTGA
- a CDS encoding ABC transporter permease: MASTETTPAAPDIAPDIASAAPESALPESAPHQDLAGVEAGLDALDAVQPQRTSLAQLLRDKVLPPVLGVLLVLAVWQLLYSLHVTPDYKLPSPLEVWHSLADLWDQGTLFSIIWTSVWRGITGFVAAVLIGTPIGLLVARVKFARAALGPVLSGLQSLPSVAWVPAAVIWLGINDQAMYAVILLGAIPSIANGLVSGIDQVPPLFLRAGRTLGARGFSGARHILLPAALPGYLAGLKQGWAFSWRSLMAAELIASSPDLGLGLGRYLENQRDASDMAGVLLGIILILTVGVAIDLLIFTPIERRVLRSRGLLQTGR, from the coding sequence ATGGCCAGCACTGAGACCACCCCCGCCGCACCGGACATCGCCCCGGACATCGCGTCGGCCGCACCCGAGTCCGCCCTGCCCGAGTCGGCGCCGCACCAGGACCTGGCCGGCGTCGAGGCCGGCCTGGACGCGCTGGACGCCGTCCAGCCGCAGCGCACCTCGCTCGCCCAGCTGCTGCGCGACAAGGTGCTGCCGCCGGTGCTCGGCGTGCTGCTGGTGCTCGCAGTCTGGCAGCTGCTCTACAGCCTGCACGTCACCCCCGACTACAAGCTGCCCAGCCCGCTGGAGGTCTGGCACAGCCTGGCCGACCTGTGGGACCAGGGCACCCTCTTCTCGATCATCTGGACCAGCGTCTGGCGCGGCATCACCGGCTTCGTCGCCGCCGTGCTGATCGGCACCCCGATCGGCCTGCTGGTGGCCCGGGTGAAGTTCGCCCGCGCGGCGCTCGGCCCGGTGCTCTCCGGCCTGCAGTCGCTGCCCTCGGTCGCCTGGGTGCCGGCGGCGGTGATCTGGCTGGGCATCAACGACCAGGCGATGTACGCCGTGATCCTGCTCGGCGCCATCCCCTCGATCGCCAACGGCCTGGTCTCCGGCATCGACCAGGTCCCGCCGCTCTTCCTGCGGGCCGGCCGCACGCTCGGCGCGCGCGGGTTCAGCGGCGCCCGGCACATCCTGCTGCCGGCCGCGCTGCCCGGCTACCTGGCCGGCCTCAAGCAGGGCTGGGCGTTCTCCTGGCGCTCACTGATGGCCGCCGAACTGATCGCCAGCTCCCCGGACCTGGGCCTGGGCCTGGGCCGCTACCTGGAGAACCAGCGGGACGCCTCCGACATGGCGGGCGTGCTGCTCGGGATCATCCTGATCCTCACCGTCGGCGTCGCCATCGACCTGCTGATCTTCACCCCGATCGAGCGCCGGGTGCTGCGCAGCCGCGGCCTGCTGCAGACGGGACGCTGA
- a CDS encoding sirohydrochlorin chelatase: MAAPSRVPAPSPALLLIAHGSRDPRHAATVDALAREVRAQRPELPVTIAFLDHCAPRVPQALAALAGAPAVAVPLLLNRAFHAKHDIPAALRSAGARLPVAEVLGPDPLLLAALERRLAEAGLNTASPAVRARTGIVLAAAGSSDPAADAATRAVAADWQRRRGWGAVTVAYASANGPRVPDALAQLRATTAVRQTAVAPYLLAPGLLPDRIADAARQAPEPAEVLAPVLGAAPEVARLLLRRYAAAAADAEHAIPDSARRSAA, from the coding sequence ATGGCCGCGCCCTCCCGCGTCCCCGCCCCCTCCCCCGCCCTGCTGCTGATCGCGCACGGCAGCCGCGACCCGCGGCACGCCGCCACCGTCGACGCGCTGGCCCGGGAGGTGCGCGCCCAGCGCCCCGAACTCCCGGTCACCATCGCCTTCCTGGACCACTGCGCGCCACGCGTCCCACAGGCGCTGGCCGCCCTCGCCGGTGCCCCGGCGGTGGCGGTCCCGCTGCTGCTGAACCGCGCCTTCCACGCCAAGCACGACATCCCCGCCGCCCTGCGGTCGGCCGGTGCCCGGCTGCCGGTGGCCGAGGTGCTCGGCCCCGACCCGCTGCTGCTCGCCGCCCTGGAGCGGCGGTTGGCCGAAGCGGGCCTCAACACCGCCTCCCCCGCCGTCCGCGCCCGCACCGGCATCGTGCTGGCCGCGGCCGGCTCCTCCGACCCGGCCGCCGACGCGGCCACCCGCGCGGTTGCCGCCGACTGGCAGCGCCGGCGCGGCTGGGGCGCGGTCACCGTCGCCTACGCCTCAGCGAACGGCCCCCGGGTGCCGGACGCCCTCGCGCAGCTGCGCGCGACAACCGCCGTGCGGCAGACGGCGGTCGCCCCCTACCTGCTGGCCCCCGGCCTGCTCCCGGACCGGATCGCCGACGCCGCCCGGCAAGCCCCCGAGCCCGCCGAAGTGCTGGCCCCCGTACTCGGCGCGGCCCCCGAGGTCGCCCGCCTGCTGCTGCGGCGCTACGCGGCCGCGGCGGCGGACGCGGAGCACGCGATACCGGACTCCGCACGTCGCAGCGCGGCCTGA
- a CDS encoding alpha/beta fold hydrolase — protein sequence MTIDKPMVGTLEVPGATLRYEKRGSGPVLLLIPGGAADAGLYAGMADALAVRYTVVSYDPRGLSRSPLDGPLTDQRVEVWSDDAHRLLELLSPSGDACVLGSSSGAIVALDLLARHPERLRRVVAHEPPLVEVLEDPAPHRALFAEVREVFRAQGAGAAMACLSAGLGAPPAERVTGRVAELPPGIQEMAPRMHANLPVFLEHMLCPFTATVPEVAALRRVVDRLVPAVGRDSYGQLPLSGPAVRLAELLGTEVVEFPGGHLGCTEHPGEFAERLLVVLG from the coding sequence ATGACGATCGACAAGCCCATGGTCGGCACCCTTGAGGTGCCCGGCGCCACCCTCCGCTACGAGAAGCGCGGCAGCGGCCCGGTGCTGCTGCTGATACCGGGTGGCGCCGCCGACGCGGGGCTCTACGCGGGAATGGCCGACGCCCTCGCCGTCCGGTACACGGTGGTGTCCTACGACCCGCGCGGTCTCTCCCGCAGTCCGCTGGACGGCCCGCTCACCGACCAGCGGGTGGAGGTCTGGAGTGACGACGCGCACCGGCTGCTCGAGCTGCTCTCACCGAGCGGGGACGCCTGCGTGCTCGGCAGCAGCTCGGGCGCCATCGTCGCGCTCGACCTGCTGGCCCGGCACCCCGAGCGGCTGCGCCGGGTGGTCGCGCACGAGCCGCCGCTGGTGGAGGTGCTCGAGGATCCCGCGCCGCACCGGGCGCTCTTCGCCGAGGTGCGCGAGGTGTTCCGCGCCCAGGGGGCCGGGGCGGCGATGGCGTGCCTCAGCGCGGGGCTGGGAGCGCCGCCGGCCGAGCGGGTGACCGGGCGGGTGGCCGAACTGCCGCCCGGGATCCAGGAGATGGCTCCTCGGATGCACGCCAACCTGCCGGTCTTCCTGGAGCACATGCTCTGCCCGTTCACGGCTACGGTGCCGGAGGTCGCGGCCCTGCGGCGGGTGGTGGACCGGCTGGTTCCGGCGGTGGGGCGGGACTCCTACGGGCAACTGCCGCTGTCCGGGCCGGCCGTGCGGCTGGCGGAGCTGCTCGGCACCGAGGTGGTGGAGTTTCCCGGCGGGCACCTGGGCTGCACCGAGCACCCCGGGGAGTTCGCCGAGCGGCTGCTGGTGGTGCTCGGCTGA
- a CDS encoding GNAT family N-acetyltransferase, with translation MTAHHSFAPPTVVRLTEYTKADQTEILGDSPDPFGVADVGLTWLPKEHHFGIRQHGRLVAHTGLLQLPISIDGFATEVVGVGGVAVAPDLRGQGLARLVVSAALDHARTMGPPYGLLFCRPPLVPLYQRLGWHPLEQDIHVQQPAGPVLMPLRTMWTPLRDGANSPAGAVRLLSLPM, from the coding sequence ATGACAGCCCACCACTCCTTCGCACCGCCAACCGTGGTGCGGCTCACGGAGTACACGAAGGCCGACCAGACCGAGATCCTCGGCGACAGCCCCGATCCCTTCGGCGTCGCGGACGTCGGACTGACCTGGCTGCCCAAGGAGCACCACTTCGGGATCAGGCAGCACGGCCGCCTGGTCGCGCACACCGGCCTGCTGCAACTCCCGATATCGATCGACGGGTTCGCCACCGAGGTGGTGGGCGTCGGCGGGGTGGCGGTCGCTCCCGACCTGCGCGGCCAGGGGCTGGCGCGGCTGGTCGTGTCGGCCGCGCTGGACCACGCGCGGACGATGGGGCCGCCGTACGGGCTGCTCTTCTGCCGACCACCCCTCGTCCCGCTCTACCAGCGGCTCGGCTGGCACCCCCTCGAGCAGGACATCCACGTCCAACAGCCCGCGGGGCCCGTGCTCATGCCGCTGCGGACCATGTGGACGCCACTGCGCGACGGCGCGAACTCACCCGCCGGAGCGGTCCGGTTGCTCTCGCTCCCGATGTGA
- a CDS encoding serine/threonine-protein kinase — MNTGGPETRLIDGRFELLQRLGGGGMGLVWRARDTALHREVALKEVRPADPAMAAADPALTRETRERVLREARALARLQHPNVAVIHHIVDGAEYEHPWLVMELVTGGSLADRLTQGPLSVPEAVRIGRGVLSALSAAHAVGIQHRDVKPGNVLLRPDGTPVLTDFGIAAMSGATALTSTGALIGSPEFMAPERIRGEEGNPSSDLWSLGMMLYVAVEGHHPLRRGTVIATLAAMLDEPLPPAQHAGSLGPLLDTLLAKDPAARPNAAQLDRALAQAEYEVRYGGGSVQPTPTVVATPAATPTPTMVAAPTPAPAAAVDRPLRTPAQLYQRRWRTGLTTLFVVMITGVSLYSFMMRPGRFNTASPSVNATVTAPAGTSTGSAAGTGAGAAAPAASAAPPDLTTPAGVRATIATMRSTMGGTQVYELDIHQTSADARVPAAGSSTEYDNVDYDNNQTTRRTGSDVTPIDKLVDLQDFNWDALPALWQKAQDTLKVTNPTDHYLIIGPDLMDGTPCIRLYISNAYDAGYLVADEKGNVTKSYPLGS; from the coding sequence ATGAATACTGGGGGGCCGGAGACACGGCTCATCGACGGCCGTTTCGAACTGCTGCAACGGCTCGGCGGCGGCGGAATGGGCCTGGTCTGGCGGGCCAGGGACACCGCGTTGCACCGCGAGGTCGCGCTCAAGGAGGTCCGCCCCGCCGATCCCGCGATGGCGGCGGCCGACCCGGCGCTGACCAGGGAGACCCGCGAGCGGGTGCTGCGCGAGGCGCGGGCGCTGGCCCGGCTGCAGCATCCGAACGTGGCGGTCATCCACCACATCGTGGACGGCGCCGAGTACGAACACCCGTGGCTGGTCATGGAGCTGGTGACCGGCGGCAGCCTGGCCGACCGGCTGACCCAGGGGCCGCTGAGCGTGCCGGAGGCGGTGCGGATAGGCCGCGGCGTGCTGAGCGCCCTGAGCGCCGCGCACGCCGTCGGCATCCAGCACCGGGACGTCAAGCCCGGCAACGTGCTGCTCCGGCCGGACGGCACTCCGGTGCTCACCGACTTCGGCATCGCCGCGATGTCCGGTGCCACCGCGCTGACCAGCACCGGCGCGCTGATCGGCTCGCCCGAGTTCATGGCCCCGGAACGGATCCGCGGCGAGGAGGGCAACCCGTCCTCCGACCTCTGGTCGCTCGGCATGATGCTGTACGTCGCCGTCGAGGGCCACCACCCGCTGCGCCGCGGCACCGTGATCGCCACCCTCGCCGCGATGCTCGACGAACCGCTGCCGCCGGCGCAGCACGCCGGGTCGCTCGGCCCGCTGCTGGACACCCTGCTGGCCAAGGACCCGGCGGCGCGTCCGAACGCCGCACAGCTCGACCGGGCGCTCGCGCAGGCGGAGTACGAGGTGCGGTACGGCGGGGGATCGGTGCAGCCGACGCCCACCGTGGTCGCCACGCCCGCAGCCACACCCACCCCGACCATGGTCGCCGCGCCGACGCCCGCGCCCGCCGCCGCGGTGGACCGGCCCCTGCGGACCCCGGCCCAGCTGTACCAGCGCCGCTGGCGGACCGGGCTGACCACCCTCTTCGTCGTGATGATCACCGGGGTCAGCCTCTACAGCTTCATGATGAGACCCGGGCGGTTCAACACCGCCTCGCCGTCCGTCAACGCGACGGTCACGGCACCCGCCGGCACCAGCACCGGCAGCGCTGCCGGCACCGGCGCCGGCGCCGCAGCTCCCGCGGCGTCCGCCGCCCCGCCGGACCTGACCACCCCCGCCGGTGTGCGCGCCACCATCGCGACGATGCGCTCGACCATGGGCGGCACCCAGGTCTACGAGCTGGACATCCACCAGACCAGCGCGGACGCCCGGGTCCCGGCGGCCGGCAGCTCGACGGAGTACGACAACGTCGACTACGACAACAACCAGACGACCCGCCGGACGGGCAGCGACGTGACCCCCATCGACAAGCTCGTGGACCTGCAGGACTTCAACTGGGATGCCCTCCCGGCCCTGTGGCAGAAGGCCCAGGACACCCTGAAGGTCACCAACCCGACCGACCACTACCTGATCATCGGCCCCGACCTGATGGACGGCACGCCGTGCATCCGCCTCTACATCTCCAACGCCTACGACGCCGGGTACTTGGTGGCGGACGAGAAGGGGAACGTGACGAAGAGCTACCCGCTGGGGTCCTGA
- a CDS encoding tetratricopeptide repeat protein, translating to MVDQVHDAAAETEAAALFDAGFALENRGQLAEALRAYDDLVQRFGHLPDPHVRVKVASALNGKAWIVSQDGGDEARIAVADEVIARFADSDDPHLDGQLAVAMGMKAISVGRLHGSEQEMALHDQVIQRFGAGTAPLVRERVAMSLYNKGCELAKLKRHQEAVDCYDEVVRRIGTATEQQLRDVTGMSLFASGVSLEALKRRKQAIAVYQDVINRYGDSDDPQLMAHVRSAGRRLEALSKRRWFNLFG from the coding sequence ATGGTTGACCAGGTCCATGACGCCGCCGCCGAGACCGAGGCCGCGGCGCTGTTCGATGCCGGGTTCGCGCTGGAGAATCGCGGGCAGCTGGCCGAGGCGCTGCGTGCGTACGACGACCTCGTCCAGCGGTTCGGGCACCTGCCGGACCCGCATGTGCGGGTGAAGGTGGCCTCGGCGCTGAACGGCAAGGCGTGGATCGTCTCCCAGGACGGCGGCGACGAGGCGCGGATCGCGGTGGCGGACGAGGTGATCGCCCGCTTCGCCGACAGCGACGACCCGCACCTCGACGGGCAGTTGGCGGTCGCGATGGGCATGAAGGCCATCTCGGTGGGCCGCCTGCACGGATCCGAGCAGGAGATGGCCCTGCACGACCAGGTGATCCAGCGCTTCGGTGCGGGCACCGCCCCGCTGGTCCGGGAGCGCGTCGCGATGTCGCTCTACAACAAGGGCTGCGAGCTGGCGAAGCTGAAGCGCCACCAGGAGGCGGTGGACTGCTACGACGAGGTGGTGCGCCGGATCGGCACGGCGACCGAGCAGCAGCTGCGCGACGTGACCGGGATGAGCCTGTTCGCCTCGGGCGTCTCGCTGGAGGCGCTCAAGCGCCGCAAGCAGGCCATCGCGGTCTACCAGGATGTGATCAACCGTTACGGCGACTCGGATGATCCGCAGTTGATGGCACACGTGCGGTCCGCCGGGCGCAGGCTGGAGGCGCTGTCGAAGCGGCGCTGGTTCAACCTCTTCGGCTGA